The Mercurialis annua linkage group LG8, ddMerAnnu1.2, whole genome shotgun sequence genome window below encodes:
- the LOC126662249 gene encoding uncharacterized protein LOC126662249 produces MERSSEESSTNMKREKRVMDEEFEDGGSESSARLIKRTKVVPSLTANSQGGDYPRSINTMETLKNIESRRSRKPPCPGSRHYVYDNTFLGYGWLLPGWIVEERIMQHGRLYRYYYDPAGRLYRTKNEVLIAWEQAGLILLDK; encoded by the exons ATGGAGAGAAGTAGTGAAGAGAGTAGCACGAACATGAAGAGGGAAAAAAGAGTAATGGATGAGGAATTTGAAGATGGAGGTTCGGAATCATCAGCAAGGTTGATAAAAAGAACAAAAGTTGTACCATCTCTCACTGCAAATTCTCAAGGTGGTGACTACCCTCGGTCCATTAATACTATggaaactttaaaaaatattgagaGTCGCCGATCAAGAAAACCGCCGTGTCCTGGCAGCAGACACTATGTATACGATAACACATTTTTAGGATACGGCTGGCTGCTTCCGGGATGGATCGTTGAAGAGAGAATAATGCAACACGGAAGGCTATACAGG TATTACTATGATCCTGCAGGGCGTTTGTACCGTACCAAAAATGAAGTTCTTATTGCTTGGGAACAGGCAGGTTTGATTCTTCTTGACAAGTGA